From the Cryptomeria japonica chromosome 2, Sugi_1.0, whole genome shotgun sequence genome, one window contains:
- the LOC131065232 gene encoding H/ACA ribonucleoprotein complex subunit 3-like protein, which produces MYLMAYINENGEKVYTLKKESPEGSPTQSAHPARFSPDDKFSRHRILLKKRFSLLPTQQPPVTY; this is translated from the exons ATGTATCTCATGGCTTACATCAACGAAAATGGCGAAAAAGTTTACACCTTGAAG AAAGAGTCCCCTGAAGGCTCTCCTACTCAATCTGCTCATCCAG CCCGATTTTCCCCTGATGACAAATTTTCAAGGCATCGTATCTTGCTGAAGAAGCGTTTTTCCTTGCTGCCAACTCAACAACCTCCTGTCACATATTGA